One segment of Gemmatimonadota bacterium DNA contains the following:
- a CDS encoding transcriptional repressor has product MIQRETRQRRAIRKTFEEAGHPLSPKELLDAARSHVGGLGIATIYRNLKSLQDDGWIVPVDLPGEPSRYEIAGKGHHHHFHCRSCDRVYEVDGCPGNLRSVTPDGFRLESHEFVLYGLCEACAA; this is encoded by the coding sequence TTGATCCAAAGAGAAACGCGTCAGCGACGCGCGATTCGAAAAACCTTCGAGGAGGCCGGGCATCCGCTCAGCCCCAAAGAGCTCCTCGACGCCGCCCGCTCCCATGTGGGTGGTCTCGGGATCGCGACGATCTACCGCAATCTCAAGAGTCTTCAAGACGACGGATGGATCGTCCCCGTGGATCTCCCGGGCGAACCCTCGCGCTACGAGATCGCCGGGAAGGGTCATCACCACCACTTCCACTGCCGGAGTTGTGACCGGGTGTACGAGGTGGACGGGTGCCCCGGAAACCTCCGGTCCGTGACTCCCGACGGCTTCCGGCTCGAGAGCCACGAGTTCGTCCTCTACGGCCTCTGCGAGGCCTGCGCGGCGTAA
- a CDS encoding 5-(carboxyamino)imidazole ribonucleotide synthase produces the protein MSVGRTPPPSSPWSRTVGVIGGGQLGRMLALAGIRLGLRFRFLDPNPDPPVRELGTVVRAAYDDPEVLEAFGEGLDVITYEFENVPAGAAKRLASMALVLPPPAALEMTQDRLAEKEAFRRLGIPTPPFAAVDGFAELEGAVRELGFPVVLKTRRFGYDGKGQRVLRAEPEVTPAWEALGGVPLLAEGFVSFERELSILGVRGREGETLFYPLVENVHREGILRTSRAPAERLAEGRQQEAEEIAARILDELDYVGVLAVELFDTSKGLLANEIAPRVHNSGHWTQDGAATSQFENHLRAILGLPLGSPEPRGWSGMVNLLGTMPEPAALLALPGTHLHLYDKPPAPGRKLGHVNVVAASPGERERKIALVEEVLRG, from the coding sequence GTGAGCGTCGGGAGGACACCGCCCCCCTCTTCGCCCTGGAGTCGCACCGTCGGGGTCATCGGGGGCGGACAACTCGGCCGGATGCTCGCGCTAGCGGGCATTCGTCTCGGCCTTCGCTTTCGTTTCCTCGATCCGAACCCCGATCCTCCCGTGCGCGAGCTCGGCACCGTCGTGCGCGCCGCCTACGACGACCCGGAGGTCCTCGAGGCCTTCGGTGAAGGGCTCGACGTCATCACGTACGAGTTCGAAAACGTCCCCGCCGGGGCGGCGAAGCGCCTCGCCTCGATGGCGCTCGTCCTTCCGCCTCCCGCCGCGCTCGAGATGACGCAGGACCGGCTGGCGGAAAAGGAAGCGTTCCGGCGACTCGGGATCCCGACGCCCCCCTTCGCGGCCGTGGATGGATTCGCGGAGCTGGAGGGAGCGGTCCGCGAGCTCGGGTTCCCGGTCGTCCTCAAGACGCGGCGGTTCGGCTACGACGGGAAGGGGCAGCGCGTCCTGCGCGCGGAGCCGGAAGTGACGCCGGCATGGGAGGCCCTCGGCGGCGTTCCCCTCCTCGCGGAGGGATTCGTCTCCTTCGAGCGCGAGCTCTCCATTCTCGGCGTCCGTGGTCGGGAGGGTGAGACCCTCTTTTACCCGCTCGTCGAAAACGTGCATCGGGAGGGCATCCTCCGGACGTCGCGTGCTCCGGCGGAACGGCTCGCCGAAGGACGCCAACAAGAAGCCGAGGAGATCGCTGCGCGGATTCTGGACGAGCTCGACTATGTGGGAGTCCTCGCGGTCGAGCTCTTCGACACCTCGAAGGGACTTCTCGCGAACGAAATCGCGCCTCGCGTGCACAACTCGGGGCACTGGACACAAGACGGCGCGGCGACCAGCCAGTTCGAGAATCACCTCCGCGCCATCCTCGGGCTCCCGCTGGGGAGTCCGGAGCCGCGGGGTTGGTCGGGGATGGTGAATCTACTCGGGACCATGCCTGAACCCGCCGCCCTCCTCGCCCTCCCCGGGACCCATCTCCACCTCTACGACAAGCCGCCCGCTCCCGGCCGAAAGCTCGGCCACGTGAACGTCGTGGCCGCATCCCCGGGGGAACGGGAACGGAAGATCGCTCTGGTGGAAGAAGTGCTGCGCGGCTGA
- the purE gene encoding 5-(carboxyamino)imidazole ribonucleotide mutase — translation MAGPLVGVVMGSRSDWETMSHAAETLSALEIPHESRIVSAHRTPDLLFEYASTAESRGLKVIVAGAGGAAHLPGMLASKSILPVLGVPVQSRALQGLDSLLSIVQMPGGIPVGVLAIGRAGAINAALLAAGILATADAGIRERLRAYRAVRTEAVLRDPDPTLPPP, via the coding sequence ATGGCCGGTCCGCTCGTGGGCGTCGTCATGGGGTCCCGGTCGGATTGGGAGACGATGTCACACGCCGCCGAGACCCTCTCGGCGCTCGAGATCCCGCACGAATCCCGGATCGTCTCCGCGCACCGAACCCCCGACCTTCTCTTCGAATACGCCTCGACCGCCGAGTCGAGGGGGCTCAAGGTGATCGTCGCGGGCGCGGGAGGCGCCGCCCACCTCCCCGGGATGCTCGCGAGCAAATCGATCCTTCCGGTCCTCGGCGTTCCGGTGCAGTCGCGCGCGCTCCAGGGGCTCGACTCGCTCCTTTCGATCGTGCAGATGCCCGGGGGAATCCCGGTGGGAGTGCTCGCCATCGGCCGCGCCGGCGCGATCAACGCAGCCCTCCTCGCCGCGGGAATTCTCGCCACGGCAGACGCGGGGATCCGTGAGCGGCTTCGCGCCTACCGCGCCGTGCGGACCGAAGCGGTGCTGCGGGATCCGGATCCGACCCTTCCGCCTCCGTGA
- a CDS encoding DUF411 domain-containing protein, translating into MASLENTPFQGTDMHDRKPFIYGGALLAVVVLAVGVLWYRSQEAPLAAAAGAPAGTLFGASGPADPAMSPISLERTEAIPMTVYLTPTCGCCAGWVEHLAQHGFEAELHYMSDAELGAKKGELGISPELSSCHSAVVNGYVVEGHVPGEVIRQLLAEAPAARGITAPGMPVGSPGMEVDGIVQPYDVLLFTSDGRTRVYSQQGRN; encoded by the coding sequence GTGGCTAGCTTAGAGAACACACCATTTCAGGGCACGGATATGCACGATCGAAAGCCATTCATTTACGGGGGTGCCCTCCTCGCGGTCGTCGTGCTGGCCGTGGGCGTCCTCTGGTACCGGTCTCAAGAAGCCCCTTTGGCCGCTGCGGCGGGGGCCCCGGCCGGAACTCTTTTCGGAGCCTCGGGGCCCGCGGATCCGGCGATGTCGCCGATTTCGCTGGAGCGCACCGAGGCCATCCCGATGACGGTTTACCTGACCCCGACCTGTGGCTGCTGCGCCGGGTGGGTCGAGCACCTGGCCCAACACGGGTTCGAAGCGGAGCTCCATTACATGAGTGACGCGGAGCTCGGGGCGAAAAAAGGGGAGCTTGGGATCAGTCCTGAGCTCTCCTCCTGCCATAGCGCGGTCGTGAACGGGTACGTCGTCGAGGGACATGTGCCGGGAGAGGTCATCCGTCAGCTCCTCGCCGAAGCGCCCGCCGCGCGCGGGATCACGGCGCCGGGGATGCCGGTGGGTTCGCCGGGGATGGAGGTGGACGGGATCGTACAGCCCTACGACGTCCTCCTCTTCACCTCCGACGGCCGGACCCGGGTCTACTCCCAGCAAGGCCGGAACTAA